The genomic stretch CCCGCGTTAAGGAAAGAGAGTTTCGGCATGTAAAGGCGTGCGGAGGCAATATGAGACTGTTTCGGAAATTCCTCAATTTCAGACTTCCCGGCAGATTCTCCACTGAAAAGAGCAACAGCGATAAGCAAAACGTATCAGAGGTTAACAGAGAAACTCTGCCTGACGGATCAGAGCCGGTGTCAATAGGTTCGGGAACAATCTCCGGGCTTATCGAACAGAATGAAACAGATATTCTCTATGAGATCAACAATAAGCAACTGGGGTTCAGACGCACACTGAAACTTCTGAAGCCGGGCAATACAAAAGAGAACCAGAAAAGATTTGTGAACCGTTTCGCAGTCGCGGCACAGCTCACTCATCCAAATATCACCACGGTACATAACCTCGGGAAATGGAACGGTCTGGATTTTGTGGAAACTGAAAGAGTTTCCGGGTTCAGTGCGGAAAAGTTAATCAGTAATACCCCCCTCCCGCCGGCTGTGTGTACTGCAGCGGGAATACTGATATGTAAATTTCTTGAATACATCCATGGAGCCTGTATAGTCATAGAAAACCGGGAATTCAGAGGATTTCTGCACCTTGATCTTAAAACTGAAAGCCTGATTTTCTCCAATTCCGGAGTACTGAAAGTCAGTGGACCGGGGAAAGTAATACCAATTCAGTTAGCAAGGTCCGGGAAGTTCGAGGCCGAGGGAGTTTCTCCTTATTACAGCGCTCCTGAGGTCCTGACAGGTGAAACAACACCGGATGAGAGGTCGGATCTTTTCTCCCTCGGTTGTATTCTCTATGAGCTTGCATCCGGAAAAAAAGCAGTTCAATCCCCAGAGCAGAGCAAGGAGCAACTGCGGATCGGAAAGGCTATCAGTGGCCTTCCGGCCGAGTATACCACAATAGTAAGAAAATGCCTCTCTTTTAGAAAGGAAGACAGACCTTCAGACCCGGAAACCGTAAGGGAGGAGCTTGAGGAGATCCACTCCAGGATCACAAGCCTCTCACCTGAGAATACAATTTCTCAATTTATCAATCAGCGCAAAATGAACGAACCGGCAATGTTTCCAGAATCCATCAAGGGCGCCGGAAAACCATCGAAGTGTCTAAGTGGAAGCATGG from Fibrobacter sp. encodes the following:
- a CDS encoding protein kinase, which encodes MRLFRKFLNFRLPGRFSTEKSNSDKQNVSEVNRETLPDGSEPVSIGSGTISGLIEQNETDILYEINNKQLGFRRTLKLLKPGNTKENQKRFVNRFAVAAQLTHPNITTVHNLGKWNGLDFVETERVSGFSAEKLISNTPLPPAVCTAAGILICKFLEYIHGACIVIENREFRGFLHLDLKTESLIFSNSGVLKVSGPGKVIPIQLARSGKFEAEGVSPYYSAPEVLTGETTPDERSDLFSLGCILYELASGKKAVQSPEQSKEQLRIGKAISGLPAEYTTIVRKCLSFRKEDRPSDPETVREELEEIHSRITSLSPENTISQFINQRKMNEPAMFPESIKGAGKPSKCLSGSMVAVSACILLLAASQEVRDASKRFGRSLQKAPLVEYILKTGKSVTSLPSVLFSENRKKKTDKLSPVQQVHTRPAEVYTPQTSKASFTGLAETNKAGKNSLPQTKDAVVTPWESIGKDTGSYSDPGIEISDGEHFLNKAWQLYGKQDYTGVLENLNKADSLPSKYIEATYLSRNIQHLRAKTLTAVFRNTPSQASLTAALNSWEELLLKNSTNPDSSLSKEAEKEKMNLITEASWRGIE